From Brassica oleracea var. oleracea cultivar TO1000 chromosome C3, BOL, whole genome shotgun sequence, a single genomic window includes:
- the LOC106333570 gene encoding arabinogalactan peptide 22 codes for MASLKFPLEILAVFVIISVILLPIAHAQSSSPAPAPTSDGTSIDQGIAYVLMMLALALTYFIH; via the exons ATGGCGTCCTTGAAGTTTCCGTTGGAGATTCTTGCCGTCTTCGTCATCATCTCGGTGATTCTCTTGCCGATTGCTCATGCGCAATCATCTTCCCCAGCTCCCGCACCAACCAGCGACG GAACATCGATAGATCAGGGGATAGCGTATGTTCTAATGATGCTGGCTTTGGCGTTGACTTATTTCATTCACTGA
- the LOC106329801 gene encoding late embryogenesis abundant protein D-34-like produces the protein MGLSPTRPGNSKRYFCHGLLTCLIQAFTEKFALKSLAESAIKEVEARATGGKIESGDSVTSMANEAVARNKKIGKEDDKKIRLRDIVAEIDVKVTRDRSVTSEDAEAVVQAELNHSPYNHVIPGGVAESVAAAYKLNRSPSM, from the exons ATGGGTCTGAGCCCCACCCGACCCGGGAACTCTAAACGGTACTTCTGCCACGGACTACTCACGTGTCTAATTCAGGCTTTCA CGGAAAAGTTCGCTTTAAAGAGTTTGGCCGAAAGTGCCATAAAAGAGGTGGAAGCTAGAGCTACAGGAGGCAAAATAGAAAGCGGCGATAGTGTAACCTCCATGGCAAATGAGGCGGTTGCTCGAAACAAAAAAATAGGTAAAGAAGATGACAAGAAGATTCGTCTCCGCGACATTGTCGCCGAGATTGATGTGAAGGTAACGAGAGACAGGTCAGTGACGAGTGAAGACGCGGAAGCAGTGGTTCAGGCTGAGCTCAATCATTCTCCCTATAACCATGTTATTCCAGGAGGCGTCGCTGAGTCTGTGGCTGCAGCTTATAAATTAAATCGTAGTCCCTCTATGTGA
- the LOC106333956 gene encoding uncharacterized protein At2g39795, mitochondrial-like isoform X2 — translation MSLFCPVSVATLPFRPARSPAASLQTGAQRVTFGRSHQFSRLISFSSTWALTPSSNLLSLLESEIESSVINEDASDNDEFGDETILVLIDRPKVPQDDEELVFGIPMGVYVSKDDDGLRLKFGVKAFADEIVIDSVAVQQRRESKWSYQGPDIDDLDENLQKAFNKFLEIRGINPTITDFLADYLANKDKREHLRWLKDVKSFVDILKLSNKSETCK, via the exons ATGTCTTTGTTTTGTCCAGTTTCAGTGGCCACTCTTCCTTTCCGTCCGGCTAGATCTCCGGCCGCGAGTCTCCAAACTGGTGCCCAGAGAGTGACTTTTGGTCGTAGCCATCAGTTCAGCCGCCTCATTTCATTCTCGAGCACTTGGGCGCTTACACCCTCCTCGAATCTGCTTAGCCTCCTCGAATCTGAGATCGAAAGCTCCGTTATTAACGAAGACGCTTCTGACAATGACGAG TTTGGGGATGAAACCATTCTTGTCCTAATTGACCGACCAAAGGTTCCTCAAGATGATGAAGAACTAGTATTTGGGATCCCCATGGGTGTCTATGTGTCGAAAGATGATGATGGTCTCCGTCTCAAGTTTGGAGTCAAAGCTTTCGCCGATGAAATTGTCATTGACAGTGTAGCTGTCCAACAACGCCGAGAATCTAAGTGGTCCTACCAAGGACCTGACATTGA TGACTTGGATGAGAATTTGCAGAAGGCTTTCAACAAGTTTTTGGAGATCAGAGGGATCAATCCCACCATCACTGACTTTTTGGCAGATTATTTGGCCAACAAAGACAAGAGAGAGCATCTTCGATGGCTCAAGGATGTCAAGTCTTTTGTTGACATCTTAAAACTCTCAAATAAGAGTGAAACTTGTAAGTGA
- the LOC106333954 gene encoding plastid division protein PDV1: MNEMEIEEIEAVLEKIWDLHDKLSDEIHLISRSHFLKKPANRSENKKKKSYGLGEEKKRQGYVFIKGFDDAAIQEAKSLYAIRTALEHLEDQLEFFHTIHTQQRTERDLAVARLEQSRILLAMRLAQHHGKSYRVLDQALAFVASIKSHTRFVSPDQLYNSSPNPTGENSAPCDGNTPNFVINAFASAFGFAKRAFGFNHVGGVLGNAAIFSISLVAMLHLHQVATSEHHHLHKREDTGERCLHLT, from the exons ATGAATGAAATGGAGATTGAAGAAATCGAAGCGGTTCTCGAGAAAATCTGGGATCTGCACGACAAGCTCAGCGACGAGATTCACTTGATTTCCCGCTCTCACTTCCTCAAAAAACCAGCTAACAGATCGGAGAATAAGAAGAAGAAGAGCTATGGCTTAGGCGAAGAGAAGAAGCGGCAGGGTTACGTCTTCATCAAAGGATTCGACGACGCAGCGATTCAAGAGGCGAAGAGCCTGTACGCGATCCGCACCGCGCTTGAGCACCTCGAAGACCAGCTCGAGTTTTTCCAC ACTATACATACACAGCAGCGAACAGAGAGAGATCTTGCGGTTGCACGGCTGGAGCAGAGCAGGATATTACTAGCTATGAGATTGGCTCAACACCACGGCAAGAGCTACCGTGTCCTAGACCAAGCTCTTGCGTTTGTTGCCAGCATTAAAAGCCACACTCGTTTCGTTTCGCCTGATCAACTTTACAACTCCTCTCCAAACCCAACCGGAGAAAACTCTGCTCCTTGCGATGGAAATACACCCAACTTTGTGATCAACGCCTTCGCATCGGCTTTCGGGTTTGCCAAAAGGGCATTTGGATTCAACCATGTGGGAGGCGTGCTTGGAAACGCTGCTATATTCTCCATAAGCTTGGTCGCTATGCTACATCTTCACCAGGTGGCTACTAGTGAACATCATCATCTACACAAGAGAGAAGATACAGGAGAGAGATGTCTTCATCTGACATAA
- the LOC106332511 gene encoding transcription factor SPEECHLESS: MSDFLEECEFVDTSLAEDDLFAILEGLEGAGEISPTAASTPKDGATNSKELVTDPNYETSSPKKKRKRLETEKEDEEEEDGEEEEEEEENKQQKMSHVTVERNRRKQMNEHLTVLRSLMPCFYVKRGDQASIIGGVVEYISELQQVLQSLEAKKQRKTYAEVLSPRLVPSPRPSPPVLSPRKPPLSPRISHHHLLLPPISPRTPQPTSPYLAHAPQLPLIPQPPLRSYSSLAGGSSLGDPPPYSPASSSSSPSVSSIRESSVINELVANSKSALADVEVKFSGANVLLKTVSHKIPGQVLKIIAALEDLALEILQVNINTVNETMLNSFTIKIGIECQLSAEELAQQIQQTFC, from the exons ATGTCGGACTTTCTTGAAGAGTGTGAATTTGTCGACACTTCACTAGCCGAAGATGATCTATTTGCCATCTTAGAGGGTCTTGAAGGCGCCGGAGAGATATCTCCAACGGCTGCATCTACACCTAAAGATGGAGCCACAAATTCCAAAGAGTTAGTAACTGATCCAAACTACGAAACTTCATCTCCTAAAAAGAAGAGGAAAAGACTAGAAACCGAGAAAGAAGATGAAGAAGAAGAAGACGGAGAAGAAGAAGAAGAAGAAGAAGAGAATAAGCAACAAAAGATGTCTCACGTAACCGTGGAACGCAACAGGAGAAAGCAAATGAACGAGCACTTAACCGTTTTACGTTCTCTTATGCCTTGTTTCTACGTCAAAAGG GGGGACCAAGCATCGATAATAGGAGGAGTTGTGGAATACATTAGCGAGCTACAACAAGTTCTTCAATCTTTAGAAGCCAAGAAACAACGTAAGACGTACGCAGAAGTCCTTAGCCCGAGACTAGTCCCGAGTCCTCGTCCTTCACCTCCTGTCCTAAGCCCGCGAAAACCACCTCTTAGCCCGCGTATCAGCCACCATCATCTCCTTCTGCCTCCTATAAGCCCTCGAACCCCTCAGCCTACAAGCCCATACCTGGCCCATGCCCCGCAACTACCACTCATCCCACAGCCTCCTCTTCGTTCTTATAGCTCATTGGCCGGTGGTAGCAGCTTAGGGGACCCACCTCCATACTCTCCAGCTTCATCTTCTTCCTCTCCTTCAGTTAGTAGTATCCGTGAGAGTAGTGTGATAAATGAGCTCGTCGCTAACTCTAAGTCGGCTTTGGCTGACGTGGAAGTGAAGTTCTCAGGAGCTAATGTGCTGCTCAAAACGGTGTCGCATAAGATCCCTGGACAGGTTTTGAAGATAATCGCTGCTCTTGAGGATTTGGCTCTCGAGATTCTTCAGGTTAATATTAACACCGTCAACGAAACCATGCTTAATTCTTTCACCATCAAG ATTGGAATTGAGTGCCAGCTAAGTGCCGAAGAACTGGCTCAACAAATTCAGCAAACATTCTGCTAG
- the LOC106329799 gene encoding uncharacterized protein LOC106329799 — MASSVSVFGPASARLISYKRGPTRVRCDKEEDRNWRREPKQSWGQSTPNLAKKSKAKDLGFAITASDWKRMLEKSEGGFVDDVYKKYIQSKLETNETVVNEGSDGGGKREAGEKGSGGADLKNAAVTEARKGPPSPASPHPMYNGPPEYPKIGDQPFFPPPERTPSFQHNSSPSSSSSGLGIKVTLKPEHRITPPPPLLPRVGDITRSSFQFDFCLERKVLAEAEKDNLLPRLTFLNHRHLQWVWIL; from the exons ATGGCTTCTTCTGTCAGTGTCTTTGGTCCAGCTTCTGCTCGTTTGATCTCTTACAAGCGAGGACCTACGCGAGTTCGATGCGACAAGGAAGAAGATAGGAATTGGAGACGAGAACCAAAGCAGAGCTGGGGACAATCTACACCAAATCTCGCAAAGAAAAGC AAAGCCAAGGATTTAGGTTTTGCGATCACCGCGAGTGATTGGAAAAGGATGTTAGAGAAGAGTGAAGGAGGCTTTGTGGACGATGTTTATAAAAAATACATTCAGTCAAAGCTTGAGACGAATGAGACGGTGGTGAACGAAGGATCCGACGGTGGTGGTAAACGTGAAGCCGGCGAAAAGGGTTCCGGCGGTGCTGACCTGAAGAATGCGGCGGTGACGGAAGCACGAAAAG GACCTCCTTCACCAGCATCGCCCCACCCTATGTACAACGGACCTCCGGAATACCCAAAGATCGGCGACCAACCGTTTTTCCCTCCGCCGGAGAGAACTCCGTCGTTTCAACATAACTCATCTCCTTCTTCATCTTCAT CTGGATTAGGAATCAAGGTGACTCTTAAGCCTGAGCATCGGATCACTCCTCCG CCTCCGTTATTGCCTCGAGTTGGAGATATTACTCGGAGCAGCTTTCAGTTTGATTTCTGTTTAGAAAGGAAGGTGCTTGCGGAGGCTGAGAAGGATAACCTCCTCCCCCGTCTAACTTTCCTCAACCACCGACACCTTCAATG GGTGTGGATCCTGTAG
- the LOC106333955 gene encoding uncharacterized protein At2g39795, mitochondrial-like — translation MSLFCGVSVATLPFGAARSPPASLQTGAHRVTFGRSHRFSRLISFSALSAITPTSNLLSLLESEIESSVVNEDAPDNEELPEWFTFQIIDLPTERVVRLIRKFDDETIIVYIDPSAHLFDEQPKLPQDDEELLAGIPMVVDVSKDDDGLCLEFGVNAFAAEIVIDSLVVQQPHEPKYPYQGPDFDDLDENLQRAFHKFLEIRGINLTLTNFLADYMVNKDKRSHLQWLKDVKSFVLTSENSQ, via the exons ATGTCTTTGTTTTGTGGAGTTTCAGTGGCCACTCTTCCTTTCGGTGCGGCTAGATCTCCGCCGGCGAGTCTCCAAACTGGTGCCCATAGAGTGACTTTTGGTCGTAGCCATCGGTTCAGCCGCCTGATTTCATTCTCGGCGTTAAGTGCTATCACCCCCACCTCGAATCTGCTTAGCCTCCTCGAATCTGAGATCGAAAGCTCTGTTGTTAACGAAGACGCTCCCGACAATGAAGAG TTGCCGGAATGGTTTACTTTCCAAATTATTGATCTTCCAACTGAACGAGTTGTGCGACTGATTAGGAAGTTTGATGATGAAACCATTATTGTCTATATTGACCCTTCTGCGCATCTGTTTGATGAACAACCAAAGCTTCCTCAAGATGATGAAGAACTACTAGCTGGGATTCCCATGGTTGTCGATGTGTCGAAAGATGATGATGGTCTCTGTCTCGAGTTTGGAGTCAACGCTTTCGCCGCTGAGATTGTCATTGACAGTTTAGTTGTCCAACAACCCCATGAACCTAAGTATCCTTACCAAGGACCTGACTTTGA TGACTTGGATGAGAATTTGCAGAGGGCTTTCCACAAGTTTTTGGAGATCAGAGGGATCAATCTCACCCTCACTAACTTTTTGGCAGATTATATGGTCAACAAAGACAAGAGATCGCATCTTCAATGGCTCAAGGATGTCAAGTCTTTTGTTTTGACATCTGAAAACTCTCAATAA
- the LOC106333956 gene encoding uncharacterized protein At2g39795, mitochondrial-like isoform X1 produces MSLFCPVSVATLPFRPARSPAASLQTGAQRVTFGRSHQFSRLISFSSTWALTPSSNLLSLLESEIESSVINEDASDNDELPEWFPFQMIDRPTERVLHLTRKFGDETILVLIDRPKVPQDDEELVFGIPMGVYVSKDDDGLRLKFGVKAFADEIVIDSVAVQQRRESKWSYQGPDIDDLDENLQKAFNKFLEIRGINPTITDFLADYLANKDKREHLRWLKDVKSFVDILKLSNKSETCK; encoded by the exons ATGTCTTTGTTTTGTCCAGTTTCAGTGGCCACTCTTCCTTTCCGTCCGGCTAGATCTCCGGCCGCGAGTCTCCAAACTGGTGCCCAGAGAGTGACTTTTGGTCGTAGCCATCAGTTCAGCCGCCTCATTTCATTCTCGAGCACTTGGGCGCTTACACCCTCCTCGAATCTGCTTAGCCTCCTCGAATCTGAGATCGAAAGCTCCGTTATTAACGAAGACGCTTCTGACAATGACGAG TTGCCAGAATGGTTTCCTTTCCAAATGATTGATCGTCCAACTGAACGAGTTCTGCATCTGACTAGGAAGTTTGGGGATGAAACCATTCTTGTCCTAATTGACCGACCAAAGGTTCCTCAAGATGATGAAGAACTAGTATTTGGGATCCCCATGGGTGTCTATGTGTCGAAAGATGATGATGGTCTCCGTCTCAAGTTTGGAGTCAAAGCTTTCGCCGATGAAATTGTCATTGACAGTGTAGCTGTCCAACAACGCCGAGAATCTAAGTGGTCCTACCAAGGACCTGACATTGA TGACTTGGATGAGAATTTGCAGAAGGCTTTCAACAAGTTTTTGGAGATCAGAGGGATCAATCCCACCATCACTGACTTTTTGGCAGATTATTTGGCCAACAAAGACAAGAGAGAGCATCTTCGATGGCTCAAGGATGTCAAGTCTTTTGTTGACATCTTAAAACTCTCAAATAAGAGTGAAACTTGTAAGTGA
- the LOC106331678 gene encoding uncharacterized protein LOC106331678, with the protein MRFKELESEKLVLEEEMRKLKESDEDSLVEQMMVNKALEVEKQVAENKAEEWKIKFEKLAEAVRKLDELGAFRVGELELDEDVKVGLELADVGKKKIESLCREGLVNHQVSGCSPCVTTPVKDCSMSGRNRDDVSSRRRVNMMLVFEGDGCKSTHVVDLSDSETEEGNDREEECEDEDVGACEVDTNICRKRKRVITSDSENDDDDDNIPIATLKNLKPPPQSTGENVSGGMRKQRRVSSRLRKQKEISTSSECNPTERLVGIPTTGNAHDDDDTEEESEQESESDSLNGFIVDDETASEEGAEGAVPEEEGSDGETGYADVIARLRRDKKPGEHKWNLEGEMLAAFGKDPELCMRAVCVLYRFQTEGEKATRSSHVANGRGFSMADADRGTRIGQFLTDGDPEGDLKKSVEELRSFEFNAVEICSALARHYSKQLFEIYNNREDLFFAAPPSP; encoded by the exons ATGAGGTTTAAGGAATTGGAGTCGGAGAAGTTAGTGTTGGAAGAAGAGATGAGGAAACTGAAAGAGTCTGATGAAGATTCGTTAGTTGAGCAGATGATGGTGAACAAAGCGTTGGAGGTTGAGAAACAGGTTGCTGAGAACAAGGCCGAGGAATGGAAGATCAAGTTTGAGAAACTCGCGGAGGCGGTTAGGAAGCTAGATGAACTCGGTGCGTTTAGGGTCGGAGAATTGGAGTTAGATGAGGATGTGAAGGTAGGGTTGGAGTTAGCTGATGTAGGAAAGAAAAAGATCGAGTCTTTGTGTAGGGAAGGGTTAGTTAATCATCAGGTTTCAG GTTGTTCGCCTTGTGTTACCACACCGGTTAAAGACTGTAGTATGTCAGGGAGAAACAGAGATGATGTGTCTTCTCGTAGACGGGTTAATATGATGTTGGTGTTTGAAGGTGATGGTTGCAAATCCACCCATGTAGTTGATTTATCTGATAGTGAAACGGAGGAGGGAAATGATCGTGAGGAGGAATGTGAAGATGAAGATGTGGGAGCTTGTGAGGTTGACACAAACATTTGTCGTAAGAGGAAACGGGTTATTACGAGTGATTCAGAGAACGATGATGATGATGATAACATACCCATTGCAACACTCAAGAACCTGAAACCACCACCACAGAGCACAGGAGAGAATGTTTCTGGAGGGATGAGGAAGCAGCGTCGAGTGTCGTCAAGGCTGAGAAAACAGAAAGAGATCTCTACTTCAAGTGAATGTAATCCAACAGAGAGACTTGTGGGAATCCCGACAACTGGTAATGCTCACGATGATGATGATACGGAAGAAGAGTCAGAGCAGGAGAGCGAGAGCGATAGTTTGAATGGGTTTATAGTTGATGATGAGACTGCAAGCGAGGAGGGAGCTGAAGGTGCCGTACCGGAGGAGGAGGGATCTGATGGAGAAACCGGATACGCTGACGTCATCGCAAGACTGAGGAGGGACAAGAAACCCGGGGAACATAAATGGAACCTCGAGGGAGAGATGCTGGCAGCGTTCGGGAAAGACCCCGAGCTTTGTATGAGAGCGGTTTGCGTTCTGTACAGGTTTCAAACCGAAGGCGAGAAGGCAACACGATCAAGTCACGTCGCTAACGGTCGCGGTTTCAGCATGGCTGACGCCGACAG GGGCACTCGCATAGGGCAGTTTCTGACGGATGGAGATCCCGAGGGTGATTTGAAGAAATCGGTTGAGGAGTTGCGGAGTTTCGAGTTTAACGCGGTTGAGATTTGTAGTGCTTTAGCAAGACATTACTCGAAGCAGCTGTTCGAGATCTATAACAACAGAGAAGATCTATTCTTCGCTGCTCCTCCATCTCCATGA